One Epinephelus moara isolate mb chromosome 20, YSFRI_EMoa_1.0, whole genome shotgun sequence genomic window carries:
- the si:ch1073-390k14.1 gene encoding deoxyribodipyrimidine photo-lyase: MPPSAASGAEDGKVLVRKMLREVLVGREDPEGFFVMCVSALGHQETRSQFLSLIQPLSTANSSLHSVLSYIYTEYFNKTEDDELELALARSLLETKDHQLSTPGQESRSQQPGDRLNQTQLTGVLGRRENTNPPQTGAWVKTSTSQTTRETDVQKSTRVETTGTSQTVCVSRLCGSLSKHDTVEEGDQMMDDGDMNPSERPKRSKNRRQRRKGAGQQVVGLPCSPSATPPVLLWFRRDLRLGDNPALIGSLEVGAPVIPVFIWSAEEEEGPGITVAMGGACKYWLHQALSCFSSSLERIGSHLVFLNANGSSLRTLRELVKETGARTVLANGLYEPWLKERDDVVVSALQKDGVECRMLHSYCLRDPYSVSTEGVGLRGIGSVSHFMTCCKENPGSGLGAPLDPPASLPTPAHWPQGVSLDTLGLARMPRRKDGTVIDWAANIRKSWDFSEEGACARLEAFLNDGVYRYEKESGRADAPNTSSLSPYLHFGQLSPRWLLWDAKGARCRSPKFQRKLAWRDLAYWQLTLFPDLPWESLRPPYKALRWSNDRGHLKAWQKGQTGYPLVDAAMRQLWLTGWMNNYMRHVVASFLIAYLYLPWQEGYRWFQDTLVDADVAIDAMMWQNGGMCGLDHWNFVMHPVDAAMTCDPYGSYVRKWCPELAGLPDELIHKPWKCPASMLRRAGVVLGQTYPERIVTDLEERRSHSLQDVARARVEFGQYVDKRTGSDLVPLPPRLLSETLGLSHRDGGVVRERKQFLLPVITRMEFKHQLEDPDADAASNPYNAVLKGYVSRKRDETIAFLNERDFTASVMNEGVQRKERLESDYRRMEGLPRPPAPRGRARRTPTAKDRFSIVPGGAVASLR, translated from the exons ACGGAAGATGATGAACTGGAACTTGCACTGGCTCGCTCTTTACTGGAAACGAAGGATCACCAGCTGTCAACCCCTGGTCAAGAGTCCCGATCACAGCAACCTGGAGACAGATTGAATCAGACCCAACTAACAGGTGTACTTGGCAGGAGAGAAAACACCAACCCACCACAAACTGGAGCCTGGGTCAAGACGAGCACATCACAGACAACCCGAGAAACTGACGTTCAGAAAAGCACACGCGTTGAGACAACAGGGACAAgtcagactgtgtgtgtctccagaCTGTGTGGCTCACTTTCCAAGCACGACACGGTTGAAGAAGGTGATCAAATGATGGATGATGGAGATATGAATCCATCAGAGAGACCAAAACGCTCAAAGAACAGGCGACAGCGCCGTAAAGGTGCTGGCCAGCAGGTCGTAGGTTTGCCCTGTTCTCCATCAGCAACGCCACCAGTACTGCTGTGGTTCAGGAGGGACCTGAGACTCGGGGACAACCCTGCTCTCATTGGCTCATTGGAGGTTGGTGCGCCTGTCATCCCTGTCTTCATCTGGAGcgctgaagaagaggagggaccTGGGATCACAGTGGCCATGGGAGGAGCTT GTAAATACTGGCTTCATCAAGCATTATCCTGTTTCTCTTCATCTCTGGAGCGCATTGGCAGCCACCTTGTCTTCCTCAACGCAAATGGATCTTCTCTGCGTACCCTGAGGGAGCTAGTAAAAGAGACAGGGGCGAGAACAGTCTTGGCTAACGGCCTTTATGAGCCCTGGCTGAAGGAGAGGGATGATGTGGTGGTGTCAGCCCTCCAGAAAGATGGTGTTGAATGCAGGATGCTCCACTCGTACTGTCTCAGAGACCCTTACTCTGTCAGCACGGAGGGTGTGGGACTCAGAG GAATAGGTTCAGTGTCTCACTTCATGACCTGCTGCAAAGAAAACCCAGGGTCTGGGTTAGGAGCCCCCCTGGACCCTCCTGCATCTCTCCCCACACCTGCCCATTGGCCTCAGGGTGTCTCTTTGGACACACTAGGCCTGGCACGCATGCCCCGCAGGAAGGATGGCACAGTG ATTGACTGGGCAGCGAACATTCGTAAATCCTGGGATTTCAGTGAAGAAGGAGCATGTGCCCGGCTGGAGGCCTTTCTGAATGATG GTGTGTATAGATACGAAAAAGAGTCAGGTAGAGCAGATGCACCAAATACCAGCAGTCTGTCTCCCTACCTTCACTTTGGTCAGCTCAGCCCACGCTGGCTGTTGTGGGATGCCAAAGGGGCACGCTGTCGATCCCCAAAGTTCCAACGCAAACTTGCTTGGAGAGATTTGGCTTACTGGCAGCTGACACTGTTTCCTGACCTCCCCTGGGAATCCCTCAGACCTCCATACAAG GCTTTACGGTGGAGCAATGATCGTGGCCACCTGAAGGCCTGGCAGAAAGGGCAAACAGGCTACCCTCTGGTGGACGCAGCCATGAGGCAGCTGTGGCTTACAGGCTGGATGAACAACTACATGAGACATGTGGTGGCATCGTTTCTCATAGCATATCTCTATCTGCCCTGGCAAGAAGGTTACCGCTGGTTCCAG GACACCCTGGTGGATGCAGATGTTGCCATAGATGCTATGATGTGGCAGAATGGAGGCATGTGTGGTCTGGATCACTGGAACTTTGTCATGCACCCCGTCGATGCAGCAATGACCTGCGACCCCTATGGCAGCTACGTGAGGAAGTGGTGTCCCGAACTTGCAGGTCTGCCCGATGAGCTCATTCACAAACCCTGGAAATGTCCTGCGTCCATGCTTCGACGTGCTG GTGTGGTCTTAGGCCAGACATACCCAGAGAGAATTGTCACAGacctggaggagaggaggagtcaTTCTCTGCAAGATGTAGCTCGGGCTCGGGTAGAGTTTGGACAGTACGTGGACAAGCGCACAGGCTCTGACTTGGTGCCCCTGCCCCCACGCCTGCTCTCTGAGACTCTGGGCTTATCACACAGGGATGGCGGTGTCGTGAGAGAGAGGAAACAGTTCCTGTTGCCCGTTATCACCCGCATGGAATTTAAACACCAGCTAGAAGATCCAGACGCAGATGCCGCCTCAAATCCTTACAATGCTGTTCTAAAAGGATACGTGAGCCGTAAGAGGGATGAGACCATTGCCTTCCTTAACGAGAGAGACTTTACTGCCAGTGTGATGAACGAGGGAGTTCAGAGAAAAGAGAGGCTGGAGAGCGATTATCGCAGAATGGAGGGACTTCCTCGACCTCCTGCGCCCCGGGGCAGGGCCAGACGAACTCCAACAGCCAAGGACAGGTTTTCTATCGTACCTGGTGGGGCGGTCGCTTCACTCAGGTGA